Proteins encoded within one genomic window of Pigmentiphaga sp. H8:
- the dnaG gene encoding DNA primase gives MIPESFIQDLLARVDIVDVVGQHVQLRKAGANLLGLCPFHGEKSPSFTVSPTKQFYHCFGCGAHGTAIRFLMEHTGAGFPEAVRSLAGMVGMSVPEEERSPRQRAARQQREAMVSRHSQVLETANTWYRQQLRGAGAAVAYLKGRGVSGEIAARFGLGWAGGERQGLSAVLPGYDDPLLVEAGLVILSEDGRRYDRFRERVTFPIRNARGHLIGFGGRIIGKGEPKYLNSPETPIFSKGSELYGLWEARQAIRKEGMVVVVEGYMDVVALAQLGIECGVATLGTATTPVHVQKLLRASDSVIFSFDGDKAGRKAAWRALEACLPLLRDDISIRFLFLPDEHDPDSYVREFGAERFRKALREAMPLSQFMLGELAERHQMDEAEGRARCVHDAKPLLQAMPAGALRMQVQRELAQLTRLTTEELGQLVPLQDVPSGPLVQTPAQMRGTSPAPGRSESNNGVQGSAEAPDWVPDHEPPDDHFYEPAPDFHERPAGPAVGGGFRPGRFKSGRFRDRDGRYGDERPQGYTGPRARVTPIAGRLLQLLLTHPGLVRHLGEDAEHLLEANQGYESVKALLALVRETGAQHAGALLQAAEGSALSQTLVMASTATIYEEELPDPDAELHDALRMVALHAAIAEQQQLAAAGLQDAQDKARYLALTERILELKKPRVVE, from the coding sequence ATGATCCCAGAATCATTCATCCAGGATCTGCTGGCCCGGGTCGACATCGTCGATGTCGTGGGCCAGCACGTGCAGTTGCGCAAGGCGGGCGCCAATCTGCTGGGATTGTGCCCCTTCCACGGCGAAAAATCGCCGTCCTTCACGGTCAGTCCCACGAAGCAGTTCTATCACTGCTTCGGTTGCGGCGCTCATGGCACGGCCATCCGCTTCCTGATGGAACACACCGGCGCCGGCTTTCCCGAAGCGGTGCGGTCGCTGGCCGGAATGGTGGGCATGTCGGTTCCCGAGGAGGAACGCAGCCCCCGCCAGCGGGCCGCTCGCCAGCAGCGCGAAGCCATGGTGTCGCGCCATAGCCAGGTGCTGGAAACCGCCAATACCTGGTACCGGCAGCAGTTGCGCGGGGCGGGTGCCGCCGTGGCCTACCTGAAAGGACGCGGCGTCTCCGGCGAGATCGCTGCCCGTTTCGGACTGGGCTGGGCCGGCGGCGAGCGCCAGGGCTTGTCCGCGGTCCTGCCCGGCTACGACGATCCGTTGCTGGTCGAGGCCGGACTGGTCATCCTGAGCGAAGATGGCCGACGTTACGACCGGTTCCGCGAGCGCGTCACGTTTCCCATCCGGAATGCCCGGGGCCATCTGATCGGTTTCGGTGGCCGCATCATCGGCAAAGGCGAGCCCAAATACCTCAATTCACCTGAAACCCCCATCTTCTCGAAGGGATCCGAGCTGTATGGGCTCTGGGAGGCGCGCCAGGCCATCCGCAAGGAGGGCATGGTGGTGGTGGTCGAGGGCTACATGGACGTCGTCGCGCTGGCGCAGCTCGGTATCGAGTGCGGCGTGGCCACGCTGGGCACGGCCACCACGCCCGTGCACGTGCAGAAGCTGCTGCGTGCCAGCGATAGCGTGATTTTCAGCTTCGACGGCGACAAGGCCGGCCGCAAGGCGGCCTGGCGCGCGCTGGAGGCTTGCCTGCCGTTGTTGCGCGACGACATCTCCATCCGCTTTCTTTTCCTGCCGGACGAGCACGATCCTGACTCGTACGTGCGCGAATTCGGCGCGGAGCGCTTCCGCAAGGCCCTGCGCGAAGCGATGCCCCTGTCCCAGTTCATGCTGGGCGAACTGGCCGAGCGGCATCAGATGGACGAGGCCGAGGGCAGGGCGCGCTGCGTGCACGATGCCAAGCCGCTGCTGCAGGCCATGCCGGCCGGCGCGCTGCGCATGCAGGTGCAGCGGGAATTGGCGCAACTGACCCGCCTGACCACGGAAGAACTGGGCCAGTTGGTTCCGTTGCAGGACGTGCCCAGCGGGCCGCTGGTGCAGACGCCGGCGCAAATGCGGGGAACTTCCCCGGCGCCGGGGCGCTCAGAGTCTAATAATGGCGTGCAGGGCAGTGCCGAAGCCCCGGACTGGGTGCCCGATCACGAACCGCCTGACGACCATTTCTACGAACCTGCCCCGGATTTTCACGAGCGGCCCGCCGGGCCGGCCGTGGGCGGCGGGTTCCGGCCGGGGCGCTTCAAGAGCGGGCGTTTCCGGGACCGCGACGGTCGCTACGGCGACGAGCGGCCGCAGGGCTACACGGGCCCGCGGGCCAGGGTGACTCCGATAGCGGGGCGATTGCTTCAGCTGCTGCTGACGCATCCCGGCCTGGTCCGGCACCTGGGCGAAGATGCCGAACATTTGCTGGAGGCCAACCAGGGATACGAATCGGTCAAGGCGCTGCTGGCGCTGGTGCGCGAAACGGGCGCCCAGCACGCGGGCGCGCTGTTGCAGGCTGCCGAGGGCAGCGCGTTGTCGCAGACTCTTGTGATGGCGTCGACGGCCACCATCTATGAAGAAGAGTTGCCGGATCCCGACGCCGAGTTGCATGATGCGCTGCGCATGGTGGCCCTGCATGCCGCCATTGCTGAACAGCAGCAACTGGCCGCCGCGGGTCTGCAAGACGCCCAGGACAAGGCGCGCTACCTCGCCCTGACTGAAAGAATCCTAGAGTTGAAGAAGCCGAGAGTGGTAGAATAG
- a CDS encoding GatB/YqeY domain-containing protein, giving the protein MSADTLKARLSDEIKSAMRAKAAERLGTLRLLSAAVKQKEVDERRELADADIVAIVEKQVKQRRESIASFEQAGRTESAEQERAEMAVLQEFLPQAAPQEEIDAVVAAAVAEVSAQGVTGGAAMGKVMGLVKPKLAGRADMAEVSKLIKARLG; this is encoded by the coding sequence ATGAGCGCAGATACCCTCAAAGCCCGCCTGTCCGATGAAATCAAGAGCGCGATGCGCGCCAAGGCGGCCGAGCGCCTCGGAACGTTGAGGCTGCTGTCGGCCGCGGTCAAACAAAAGGAAGTCGACGAGCGCCGCGAGCTGGCGGATGCCGACATCGTCGCCATCGTCGAGAAGCAGGTGAAGCAGCGCCGCGAGTCGATCGCCTCGTTTGAACAGGCCGGCCGGACCGAGTCGGCCGAGCAGGAGCGCGCGGAAATGGCGGTCCTGCAGGAGTTCCTGCCGCAGGCCGCTCCCCAGGAAGAGATCGACGCGGTGGTCGCTGCCGCCGTGGCCGAGGTTTCGGCGCAGGGCGTCACCGGTGGCGCGGCCATGGGCAAGGTGATGGGGCTGGTCAAGCCCAAGCTGGCCGGGCGCGCGGACATGGCCGAAGTGTCCAAGCTGATCAAGGCCCGCCTGGGTTGA
- the rpsU gene encoding 30S ribosomal protein S21: MPTIRVKENEPFEVALRRFKRTIEKTGLLTELRSREFYEKPTAERKRKHAAAVKRHYKRIRSQQLPKRLY; encoded by the coding sequence ATGCCGACAATTCGCGTTAAAGAAAATGAGCCGTTTGAGGTCGCCCTGCGTCGTTTCAAGCGCACCATTGAAAAGACTGGCTTGCTGACCGAACTGCGCTCGCGCGAGTTTTACGAAAAGCCCACGGCCGAACGCAAGCGCAAGCATGCCGCTGCCGTCAAGCGCCACTACAAGCGCATCCGCAGCCAGCAGCTGCCCAAGCGCCTGTACTGA
- the tsaD gene encoding tRNA (adenosine(37)-N6)-threonylcarbamoyltransferase complex transferase subunit TsaD: MIVLGFESSCDETGVAVVSAERGLISHALYSQVEMHQAYGGVVPELASRDHVRRVLPLTQQALNDAGLTLDDVDAVAYTAGPGLAGALLVGASVAQAIAWARDLPSIAIHHLEGHLLSPLLATPRPEFPFVALLVSGGHTQLMRVDGVGRYELLGETLDDAAGEAFDKTAKLLGLGYPGGPALSRLAESGRADRFDLPRPKLHSPDLDFSFSGLKTAVLTRMKTLDADDAQARADLAAATQDAIVSVLVAKAAKALEATGLKRLVVAGGVGANRLLRERLATHLARLRAQVFFPPLELCTDNGAMIAFAGALRLQAGLANPTERHMSFTVQPRWPLEPPPTR, encoded by the coding sequence ATGATTGTCCTCGGCTTCGAAAGCTCCTGCGACGAAACCGGCGTCGCCGTCGTCAGCGCCGAACGCGGCCTGATCTCCCACGCGCTGTATTCGCAGGTCGAGATGCACCAGGCCTACGGCGGCGTGGTGCCGGAGCTGGCCTCCCGCGACCACGTGCGGCGGGTGCTGCCCCTGACGCAGCAGGCCCTGAACGATGCCGGCCTGACCCTGGACGACGTCGACGCGGTCGCCTACACCGCCGGGCCGGGCCTGGCCGGCGCGCTGCTGGTGGGCGCCAGCGTGGCGCAAGCCATCGCCTGGGCCCGCGACCTGCCCTCCATCGCCATCCATCACCTGGAAGGACACCTGCTGTCGCCGCTGCTGGCGACGCCCCGGCCCGAATTCCCTTTCGTCGCGCTGCTGGTCTCCGGCGGGCACACCCAGCTCATGCGGGTGGACGGCGTGGGACGCTACGAATTGCTGGGCGAGACCCTGGACGATGCTGCCGGCGAGGCTTTCGACAAGACCGCGAAGCTGCTGGGCCTGGGCTACCCCGGCGGACCGGCGCTGTCCCGGCTGGCCGAATCCGGCCGCGCCGACCGCTTCGACCTGCCCCGCCCCAAACTGCACAGCCCCGATCTGGATTTCAGCTTCAGCGGCCTGAAGACCGCCGTGCTGACCCGCATGAAAACCCTGGACGCCGACGACGCGCAAGCCCGCGCCGACCTGGCCGCGGCCACGCAGGATGCCATCGTTTCGGTACTGGTCGCCAAGGCCGCCAAGGCCCTCGAGGCCACCGGCCTGAAGCGCCTGGTCGTCGCCGGCGGCGTGGGCGCCAACCGGCTGCTGCGCGAACGCCTGGCCACCCACCTCGCGCGCCTGCGCGCCCAGGTCTTCTTTCCGCCGCTGGAACTGTGCACCGACAACGGCGCCATGATCGCCTTCGCCGGCGCCCTGCGCCTGCAAGCCGGCCTGGCCAACCCCACCGAGCGCCACATGAGCTTCACGGTCCAACCCCGGTGGCCATTGGAGCCCCCCCCTACGCGCTGA
- the plsY gene encoding glycerol-3-phosphate 1-O-acyltransferase PlsY, with translation MITVAAAVIAYLIGSISFAVVVSRVMGLDDPRSYGSGNPGATNVLRSGSKAAAILTLIGDAFKGWVAVWLAQVYAYRLGLGETTIAVVALAVFLGHLYPVFFRFKGGKGVATALGVLLGLQPWLGVATLATWLIVALFFRYSSLAAIVAAVFAPIYYVFGHGVAWTADSRIGTAIGLMALMLLYRHRQNISKLMAGKESKLGGKGSPPTR, from the coding sequence ATGATCACCGTCGCCGCCGCCGTCATCGCCTATCTGATCGGTTCCATTTCGTTCGCCGTGGTCGTGAGCCGGGTGATGGGGCTCGACGATCCGCGCTCCTACGGCTCGGGCAATCCGGGCGCCACCAACGTGCTGCGCTCGGGCAGCAAGGCCGCCGCGATCCTGACGCTGATCGGCGACGCCTTCAAGGGCTGGGTGGCGGTGTGGCTGGCCCAGGTCTACGCGTATCGGCTCGGCTTGGGCGAAACCACGATCGCGGTGGTGGCGCTGGCGGTATTCCTGGGCCACCTGTACCCGGTGTTCTTCCGGTTCAAGGGCGGCAAGGGCGTGGCGACCGCGCTGGGCGTGCTGCTGGGCCTGCAGCCCTGGCTGGGCGTGGCCACGCTGGCGACCTGGCTGATCGTGGCGCTGTTCTTCCGTTATTCGTCGCTGGCGGCGATCGTCGCGGCCGTCTTCGCGCCCATCTACTACGTGTTCGGCCACGGCGTGGCCTGGACCGCCGATTCCCGGATCGGCACCGCCATCGGCCTGATGGCGCTGATGCTGCTCTACCGCCATCGGCAGAACATCTCCAAGCTGATGGCCGGCAAGGAAAGCAAGCTCGGAGGGAAGGGGTCCCCCCCTACGCGCTGA
- the ybaK gene encoding Cys-tRNA(Pro) deacylase, with product MSKARHVSETPATQFLRKHGVAFTEHAYDYVEHGGTSESARQLGEDEHAVVKTLVMEDEAARPLIILMHGDKEVSTKNLARQIGVKKVAPCKPEVAQRHSGYQVGGTSPFGTRKAMPVYVEGSVLDLPRILINGGRRGYLVGMAPGELVRLLKAVPVAAAL from the coding sequence ATGAGCAAAGCCCGACACGTTTCAGAAACTCCCGCCACGCAATTCCTGCGCAAGCACGGCGTCGCCTTCACCGAACATGCCTACGACTACGTCGAACACGGGGGTACGTCGGAATCGGCGCGCCAACTGGGCGAGGACGAGCACGCCGTGGTCAAGACCCTGGTCATGGAAGACGAGGCCGCCCGGCCGCTGATCATCCTGATGCATGGGGACAAGGAAGTGTCGACCAAGAACCTGGCGCGGCAGATCGGCGTCAAGAAGGTGGCGCCCTGCAAGCCCGAGGTGGCGCAGCGGCATTCGGGCTACCAGGTGGGCGGCACCTCGCCCTTCGGAACCCGCAAGGCCATGCCGGTGTACGTGGAAGGCAGCGTGCTCGACCTGCCGCGCATCCTCATCAACGGCGGCCGCCGGGGGTATCTCGTGGGGATGGCCCCCGGCGAACTGGTCCGCCTGTTGAAGGCCGTTCCCGTCGCCGCGGCGCTATGA
- the xerD gene encoding site-specific tyrosine recombinase XerD, with translation MNAARDGRGRSRQGVARPDDDPGIAAFLEAMWLEDGLSDNTLRAYRQDLSAFDAWLKEKRASALDRAQAHDIEAWFAAVHHQSKATTANRRLATLRRYFQWALRLHRVQADPCLTLRAAKQPPRLPKTLSEAQVEALLGAPDLDTDLGLRDRAMLETLYATGLRVSELVDLKSLDVGLNEGVVRVVMGKGGKDRLVPLGAEAAHWITRYLEASRPALLGGKISDALFVTARATAMTRQSFWLIVKKYALRAGIRAALSPHVLRHAFATHLLNHGADLRVVQMLLGHADISTTQIYTHIARERLKLLHARHHPRG, from the coding sequence ATGAACGCGGCCCGGGACGGCCGGGGCCGGTCCAGGCAGGGGGTGGCGCGCCCGGATGACGATCCCGGCATCGCGGCCTTTCTCGAAGCCATGTGGCTGGAGGACGGATTGTCCGACAACACCCTGCGTGCCTATCGCCAGGACTTGTCGGCCTTCGACGCCTGGCTGAAAGAAAAACGCGCCTCGGCACTGGATCGCGCCCAGGCGCACGACATCGAGGCGTGGTTCGCGGCGGTCCACCACCAGAGCAAGGCCACCACGGCCAACCGGCGGCTGGCGACGCTGCGCCGCTATTTCCAATGGGCCCTGCGCCTGCACCGCGTGCAGGCCGATCCCTGCCTGACGCTGCGTGCCGCCAAGCAGCCGCCCCGCCTGCCCAAGACGCTGTCCGAGGCCCAGGTCGAGGCCCTGCTGGGCGCGCCGGACCTCGACACCGACCTGGGGCTGCGTGACCGCGCCATGCTGGAAACGCTGTACGCCACGGGCCTGCGCGTGTCCGAGCTGGTCGATCTGAAGTCCCTGGACGTCGGCTTGAACGAGGGCGTGGTGCGCGTGGTCATGGGCAAGGGCGGCAAGGACCGGCTCGTGCCGCTGGGCGCGGAGGCGGCGCACTGGATCACGCGCTATCTGGAGGCGTCGCGTCCCGCGCTGCTGGGCGGCAAGATCAGCGATGCGCTGTTCGTGACCGCCCGCGCTACCGCCATGACGCGGCAGAGCTTCTGGCTGATCGTCAAGAAATACGCGCTGCGGGCCGGCATACGCGCGGCCCTGTCGCCGCATGTGCTGCGGCACGCCTTCGCCACGCACCTGCTCAATCATGGCGCCGACCTGAGAGTGGTGCAGATGCTGCTGGGGCATGCCGACATCTCCACCACGCAGATCTATACGCATATCGCGCGCGAGCGTCTTAAACTGCTGCACGCGCGGCATCACCCGCGAGGCTGA